A window of Hippoglossus stenolepis isolate QCI-W04-F060 chromosome 16, HSTE1.2, whole genome shotgun sequence contains these coding sequences:
- the nucb1 gene encoding nucleobindin-1, producing the protein MNLKPGWLLLLSIAAGVWSVPIDRNAGNQEVKEEVQEENADTGLYYDRYLREVIEVLETDPHFREKLQTANTEDIKNGRLSKELDLVGHHVRTRLDELKRQEVSRLRMLLKAKLDSTNTQSLQMDHASLLKQFEHLDPHNQNTFEAKDLELLISTATKDLENYDAERHEEFKRYEMLKEHERREYLKGLDLEKREKEEKRLQELQDKHRQHPKVNAPGSVAQLREVWKETDGLDPQEFNPKTFFKLHDTNEDGVLDEQELEALFTKELEKVYDPKNEEDDMMEMEEERLRMREHVMKNVDTNKDRLVSLEEFLKSTEKRDFNNPREWETLDTKPAYTEEELQRFETELRDKEEELKRRAETLRQEQDLLNERGKALEAQKKEYQQAVLEMSQRQKEQQAADGQPPAGPNGELQFQPQAPKPEVKEEKPPAEQEVQVQNNLPAEPPQNLPLHT; encoded by the exons ATGAACCTGAAACCTGGctggctgctgcttctctccatTGCTGCCGGGGTCTGGTCAGTGCCTATTGATCGCAATGCAGGCAACCAAGAAGTTAAAGAGGAAGTACAGGAGGAGAATGCT GACACAGGCCTGTACTACGACAGGTATCTCAGAGAGGTGATCGAGGTTTTGGAGACTGACCCTCACttcagagagaaactgcagaCAGCGAACACAGAGGACATCAAG AATGGCCGCCTCAGTAAGGAGCTGGACCTGGTCGGTCACCATGTCAGGACTCGGCTGGATGAGCTGAAGCGGCAGGAGGTGTCTCGGCTCAGGATGCTGCTGAAGGCCAAACTGGAcagcaccaacacacaga GCCTCCAGATGGACCACGCCTCCCTGCTGAAGCAGTTTGAACATCTGGATCCacacaatcaaaacacatttgaggcaAAGGACCTTGAGCTGCTGATCTCGACA GCCACCAAGGACCTGGAGAACTACGACGCCGAGAGACACGAGGAGTTTAAGCGCTACGAGATGCTGAAGGAGCACGAGAGGAGGGAGTACCTGAAGGGCCTGGACctggagaagagggagaaagaggagaagagactgcaagagctgcaggacaaacaccGGCAGCACCCTAAAGTTAACGCTCCG GGTAGTGTTGCTCAGTTGCGGGAAGTTTGGAAGGAGACAGATGGCCTGGATCCCCAAGAGTTCAACCCTAAAACCTTCTTCAAACTGCATG ATACAAACGAAGATGGCGTTTTAGACGAGCAGGAATTGGAGGCTCTCTTCACGAAGGAG cTGGAGAAGGTCTACGATCCAAAGAATGAGGAGGATGATatgatggagatggaggaagaaaggCTCAGGATGAGGGAGCACGTCATGAAGAAT GTTGATACAAACAAGGACCGGCTCGTCAGCCTGGAGGAGTTCCTGAAATCCACAGAGAAGAGGGACTTTAATAACCCCAGAGAGTGGGAG ACTCTGGACACGAAGCCGGCGTACACGGAGGAAGAGCTCCAGCGATTTGAGACTGAGCtcagagacaaagaagaagagctAAAGAGGAGGGCGGAGACGCTGCGGCAGGAGCAGGACCTGCTGAATGAAAGAGGCAAAGCCCTGGAGGCTCAGAAGAAAGAGTACCAGCAG gcGGTATTAGAGATGTCCCAGAGACagaaggagcagcaggcagcagaTGGGCAGCCCCCTGCAGGCCCTAATGGAGAACTACAGTTTCAACCACAGGCCcctaaacctgaagttaaag AGGAAAAACCTCCAGCTGAGCAAGAAGTTCAAGTCCAGAACAATCTGCCTGCAGAGCCTCCACAGAATCTGCCTTTACACACTTAA